From the genome of Psychroserpens ponticola, one region includes:
- a CDS encoding SDR family oxidoreductase, with product MKSNNKPTVLLAGATGYLGGYIATILSQEQIATKLIARSPQKLKALESKTVKIIQAEVTKPNTLINVCEGVTTVISTIGITRQKDGLTYMDVDYQANLNLLNEAKRAGVKKFIYLSAISGNKYRHLKIFEAKEKFVDVLKLSGLEYTILRPNGFFSDMKDFLQMAKRGRVYLFGKGEQKFNPIHGEDLAIVCLQAIDSHKSEIIVGGPDVLTFNEISEMALETLQKPIKICHLPDWSRRFLIWTLRTFTSSKTYGPIEFFLTLMADDHIAPRFGTRRLRHFFRENAAHN from the coding sequence ATGAAGAGTAACAACAAGCCAACCGTTTTACTTGCTGGTGCTACAGGATATTTAGGTGGTTATATTGCTACAATCTTGTCACAAGAACAAATTGCTACTAAATTAATTGCCAGATCACCTCAAAAACTTAAGGCATTAGAAAGTAAAACGGTTAAAATAATACAAGCAGAAGTAACAAAGCCTAACACCTTAATTAACGTTTGTGAAGGTGTAACTACAGTTATTTCTACAATTGGTATCACACGACAAAAAGATGGCTTGACCTATATGGATGTTGATTATCAAGCTAATTTGAATTTGCTAAATGAAGCCAAAAGAGCAGGTGTTAAAAAGTTTATATATTTATCTGCAATTAGTGGAAATAAGTATAGACACCTAAAGATATTTGAAGCTAAAGAAAAATTTGTAGACGTTTTGAAGCTTTCTGGATTAGAGTATACCATTCTTCGTCCGAACGGTTTTTTCTCAGATATGAAGGATTTTTTACAAATGGCAAAACGTGGACGTGTTTACTTGTTTGGAAAAGGCGAACAAAAATTTAACCCTATTCATGGTGAAGATTTAGCAATTGTTTGCTTGCAAGCAATTGATAGTCATAAAAGCGAGATCATTGTTGGTGGCCCAGATGTACTGACCTTTAATGAAATTAGCGAAATGGCTTTAGAAACCTTACAAAAGCCAATTAAAATCTGTCATTTGCCAGATTGGTCTAGGCGATTCTTAATTTGGACATTACGAACATTTACCTCATCTAAGACTTATGGTCCTATCGAGTTTTTTTTAACATTAATGGCAGATGATCATATAGCGCCTAGATTTGGAACTCGACGGTTACGCCACTTTTTTAGAGAAAACGCAGCACACAATTAA